Below is a genomic region from Deltaproteobacteria bacterium.
GGAGAGGCTCCCGCCGCTGCATGCGGCGATACACTTGCCGCAGTTGTCGCACTCCATGCCGGTACGGTCCTTCATGGGACTCAGACCGAACTCGCAGGCCCTGTCGCAGTCGCCGCAGTCGTCGCACAGCCCGGGGTCGCGCACCACGCTCACGACCCGGCATGCCCCCATGAGCGACCACAGCGCCCCGCCGGGGCAGAAGTACCTGCACCACGTCCTCTCGGAGAGCGATATCTCGATGAAGAAGAGCAGGAGCAGCAGCGTGGCTCCGATGCCGACGGAGCCGAAGTAGATGAGGTGGATGAGCTCGCGGTTGAGTATGGCCGGCGGATATATGAAGGTCATGACCTGCACGCCGAGCGCAAGGGAGAGCACCCCGCCCGTAAGGAGCATGAGATACTTGATGTAGCGGTTGAACGAAATGTTGAAGGGCCTCACGCCTATAAGGCCCAGCACCCTGCGCAGCTTGCCGTTGAGCTCGAAGAGGAGGTGCATGGGACATATCCAGCCGCAAAAGACCCTGCCCAGCAGCACGGTGAGGACGATGAGCGGCAGGGCAGAGAGGAAGAGCGCGAGGTAGAAGCCG
It encodes:
- a CDS encoding 4Fe-4S binding protein; its protein translation is MSKVQILRRTVQVTVLSFMIVAPLLGLYDILIENYRIHNVAGTFWQDLFYRVDDLVRKISDDPMGFADMFKGSTWSVTIAGYNVTDPLAFVGVTLGGGGFYLALFLSALPLIVLTVLLGRVFCGWICPMHLLFELNGKLRRVLGLIGVRPFNISFNRYIKYLMLLTGGVLSLALGVQVMTFIYPPAILNRELIHLIYFGSVGIGATLLLLLFFIEISLSERTWCRYFCPGGALWSLMGACRVVSVVRDPGLCDDCGDCDRACEFGLSPMKDRTGMECDNCGKCIAACSGGSLS